TGTCAATATTCGGCGTGGCCACCTGCCCCAAGCCTGCGCCGGCTTCGCTGGCGGTGGTCTGCCTGTTGTTTTCTTCCTGGGATTTGCCCTGCCAGGCATAAACGCCCGCGCCGATGGCGGCAATCAGCAGCAGGCCGAAAATCCACGTCGGAAACTGTCTGCCGGTTTTTTGATTTTGAAAATTCAAACCTCCCTGCCGGTCGGCCTCCGGTGCGCGGCTGCGCACGCCGGAAGCGGGCATGATGCGGTCGAGATGCGATGAGACGACCGCGTCGTCCAAATCAAGAAATCTGCCGTAAGTGCGCAAAAACCCTCTGACAAACACGGATTCCGGCATGCTTTCGTAATTCCCGGCCTCAAACGCTTCGATTTGCTTGGCCGAGAGTTTCAGACGTTCCGCCACTTCGCCGATGGACAGTCCCTTGCTTTCGCGCTGCGTGCGCAGCAGTCTGCCGAATTCTCCGGCAGGATTCGCCGACACTTGGTTTTCCATATTCTCGCTCATTTGTTTCAGTGTCCTGCCAAAATGGTTTGCAACTCTTCCGAATAGGGGTAATTCGCCCGCAGCTGCGCTTCATATTCGTAAGCCGCCTGCGAGCTGCCGGTTGCCCGCGCAAGCTGCCATCCCAGCAGCAGGTCGCCGGCATCCAGATTGTCCACCTGGCTTTGGTACTGGCGGAACAGTTTGTCCGCCTCTTTAATCTGTCCAGCCAGCATTTTGGTGCGCGCCAGCTCTTTGCGCAGCGG
The window above is part of the Neisseria bacilliformis genome. Proteins encoded here:
- a CDS encoding helix-turn-helix domain-containing protein — its product is MSENMENQVSANPAGEFGRLLRTQRESKGLSIGEVAERLKLSAKQIEAFEAGNYESMPESVFVRGFLRTYGRFLDLDDAVVSSHLDRIMPASGVRSRAPEADRQGGLNFQNQKTGRQFPTWIFGLLLIAAIGAGVYAWQGKSQEENNRQTTASEAGAGLGQVATPNIDTANVSVVPMQAAASAASQPEEAAADTGAAAGELLLKIRYRSMLVVKDKTGKELLHRIVPANSEHRFSGGAPYQVSIGIARGAQAAYGSQTINLADHMTDKKSASFSAGN